A genomic segment from Hallerella porci encodes:
- a CDS encoding DUF262 domain-containing protein: MEFTARSQTIREIFSTKKEIVVPRFQREFVWEKDDALSTFWEDIISYIEVKDGKLSPSEYFLGNVVLIDDVQNQSEKERYVVDGQQRLTAITILLSALYDTFKNAKEEGLANKIYEYIVTSDDDGKKITLLRTESPKPFFQMRIQSQEKNTSYTPKSTEEKRLLGAYDYFFQNLSQKVLLKEFKDKFEQKFDYLDALKAVRDQLLSCVVVYVAVKSINDAYMIFEVLNAKGQPLNAVELIKNILFKELTEDAPIDKASEKWKKIKENVGTDEDVETFYRHFWLANYHFTNKKKLYQDFIERIAEQDYNQFLDNLVKASDIYKKIITPKLEDWKRAETVPIYYALSAFAIFHVTQVRTLILSLIGLYQKKMITIKTLTDTLLFLENFHFVFSAICSSRPSGLEIKYSKYSLQLQGATKHDIPRILKNFIKEMKEKIPPYETFRDNICKLRFTDDETKDKPLIQYIFAKLERFKIKTKELDILISSLEHIHSQSSPCEKEGWLGNLLPLDVQLNSDIGNKPLPVKIKAYAKSNFITVKEFCKEAQNKSDWMDEDIDSRTADIASELFYKVCKFK, from the coding sequence ATGGAATTTACAGCGAGAAGTCAGACGATAAGAGAAATTTTCTCTACAAAAAAAGAAATAGTTGTTCCTAGGTTTCAGAGAGAATTTGTTTGGGAAAAAGATGATGCGCTTTCTACTTTTTGGGAAGATATTATTTCATACATAGAAGTGAAAGACGGAAAGTTAAGTCCGTCTGAATATTTTTTGGGAAATGTAGTTTTAATTGACGATGTTCAGAATCAATCAGAAAAAGAAAGATATGTTGTTGATGGACAACAGCGGTTAACCGCAATAACTATCTTGTTGTCTGCTTTATATGACACCTTCAAAAATGCAAAAGAAGAAGGACTTGCGAATAAAATCTATGAGTATATTGTTACCAGTGATGATGATGGAAAAAAAATAACGCTTTTACGAACTGAAAGCCCGAAGCCTTTTTTCCAAATGAGAATTCAAAGTCAAGAAAAAAATACTTCATATACACCCAAATCAACGGAAGAGAAAAGATTGCTTGGTGCTTATGATTATTTTTTTCAGAATTTGTCTCAGAAAGTACTCTTAAAAGAATTTAAGGACAAATTTGAACAAAAATTTGATTATCTAGATGCTCTTAAAGCGGTTCGAGATCAGTTGTTAAGTTGCGTTGTTGTTTATGTTGCTGTGAAATCTATAAACGATGCTTATATGATATTTGAAGTTTTAAATGCAAAGGGACAGCCGTTAAACGCCGTTGAATTAATAAAGAATATTCTTTTTAAAGAGTTGACAGAAGATGCTCCTATAGATAAAGCTTCGGAGAAATGGAAAAAAATTAAGGAGAATGTTGGAACAGATGAAGATGTAGAAACTTTTTATCGTCATTTCTGGTTGGCAAATTATCATTTTACAAATAAGAAAAAATTGTACCAAGACTTTATAGAAAGAATTGCAGAGCAAGATTACAATCAATTTTTAGATAATTTGGTTAAAGCGTCTGATATATATAAAAAAATAATTACGCCTAAATTAGAAGATTGGAAAAGAGCTGAAACTGTGCCGATTTATTATGCTCTTTCTGCTTTTGCTATATTCCATGTAACGCAGGTAAGAACTTTAATACTTTCGCTCATAGGTCTTTATCAGAAAAAGATGATAACCATAAAAACTCTTACGGATACGCTTCTTTTCCTGGAGAATTTCCATTTTGTCTTTTCTGCAATTTGCTCTTCTAGACCGTCTGGATTGGAAATTAAATATTCGAAATATTCGTTGCAATTACAAGGTGCGACAAAACACGATATCCCTCGTATTCTAAAGAATTTCATTAAAGAGATGAAAGAAAAAATCCCTCCATACGAGACTTTTAGAGATAATATTTGCAAATTAAGGTTTACGGATGACGAAACGAAAGATAAGCCTTTAATCCAATATATCTTTGCAAAGTTAGAACGTTTTAAAATAAAAACAAAGGAACTTGATATTCTTATATCATCTCTTGAACATATTCATTCACAAAGCTCTCCGTGTGAAAAAGAAGGATGGTTGGGAAATTTACTGCCTTTAGATGTTCAATTAAATTCTGATATAGGTAATAAACCGTTGCCAGTAAAAATAAAGGCTTATGCAAAATCAAATTTTATAACTGTTAAAGAATTTTGCAAAGAAGCCCAAAATAAGTCTGATTGGATGGATGAAGATATTGATTCGCGAACAGCTGATATTGCTAGCGAATTATTTTATAAAGTTTGTAAATTTAAATAG
- a CDS encoding DNA adenine methylase codes for MITAKPFIKWVGGKTQLLDEIRKLYPAQTEKYCEPFVGGGAVLFDVLSRLGPKDVLINDINGELINTYCQIKTNCGDLIDILADLQERYWNSSHEENKSLFLEKRERFNSLKVNGNKKDNLEKAVLFIFLNKTCFNGLFRVNSKGLFNVPFNNAKKPLLCDVENLKVCSELLQNVKMSVGNYAQCKNFIDSKTFVYIDPPYRPLTETAAFTSYNENGFGDKEQIELAQFIEEISERRAIVVTSNSDPKNVCENDNFFDRLYKKFSIKRVSASRMINSNAKKRGAINELLISNVASTF; via the coding sequence ATGATTACAGCAAAACCATTCATCAAGTGGGTTGGCGGCAAGACGCAACTCTTGGACGAAATTCGCAAGTTATATCCAGCTCAAACAGAGAAGTATTGCGAGCCATTTGTAGGAGGAGGCGCCGTCCTTTTTGATGTCCTTTCTCGTTTGGGACCAAAAGACGTTCTCATCAACGATATCAATGGTGAACTCATAAACACTTATTGTCAGATAAAGACGAATTGTGGTGATTTGATAGATATTCTTGCAGACCTGCAAGAAAGGTATTGGAATTCATCTCATGAAGAAAATAAAAGCCTTTTTCTTGAAAAAAGGGAACGTTTCAATTCGCTAAAGGTGAATGGCAACAAAAAAGATAATCTTGAAAAAGCAGTTCTTTTCATTTTCTTGAACAAAACCTGTTTCAATGGACTTTTCCGAGTAAACTCAAAAGGCTTATTTAATGTACCTTTTAACAATGCAAAGAAACCACTTCTTTGCGATGTTGAAAATTTGAAAGTTTGCTCAGAACTGTTACAAAATGTAAAGATGTCTGTTGGCAACTACGCCCAATGCAAGAATTTCATTGACTCAAAAACATTTGTTTATATTGATCCTCCGTATCGTCCTCTTACTGAGACCGCAGCGTTTACATCATATAACGAAAACGGCTTTGGAGATAAAGAACAAATCGAACTTGCTCAATTCATTGAAGAAATCTCTGAAAGAAGAGCGATCGTTGTTACGAGTAATTCTGATCCAAAGAATGTTTGTGAAAATGATAATTTCTTTGACCGATTATACAAGAAATTTTCGATCAAGCGAGTTTCCGCTTCAAGAATGATTAATTCTAATGCGAAAAAACGTGGGGCGATAAATGAACTTTTGATAAGTAATGTAGCATCAACTTTTTAG
- a CDS encoding type II restriction endonuclease — MAKRNFIDWFRTFRPSIATFSYYADFPKIFSNVDAIKIELNILNSLIGSKNIKQEFESILAKYPSVVKCIPVLLAVRSTEISISDENGMFVYAFNGMMHDIPVYSRFMDKSGLFDLMQNHLISNLVDYVTGVETGLDSNGRKNRGGHLMEDLVELYIKKAGFVKDKNYFKEMYISDIAKKWNVDLSAISNQGKMEKRFDYVVKTEKKIYAIETNFYGSGGSKLNETARSYKTIANEAKTIPDFEFVWFTDGFGWASARNNLEETFDVLEHVYCISDMENEIMKEIFR, encoded by the coding sequence ATGGCTAAAAGAAATTTTATTGATTGGTTTAGAACCTTTAGGCCCAGTATAGCGACATTCTCTTATTATGCCGATTTTCCTAAAATATTCAGCAATGTTGATGCTATAAAAATAGAGCTGAATATTTTGAATTCGCTTATAGGTTCTAAGAACATCAAACAAGAATTTGAGTCTATTCTTGCGAAGTATCCAAGTGTTGTAAAGTGTATTCCCGTTCTATTGGCTGTTAGAAGTACTGAAATATCAATAAGCGATGAGAACGGAATGTTCGTATATGCTTTTAATGGGATGATGCATGATATTCCTGTTTATTCGAGGTTTATGGATAAGTCAGGATTGTTTGACCTTATGCAGAATCATCTAATAAGCAATCTTGTTGATTATGTGACTGGTGTAGAAACTGGGCTTGATTCAAATGGACGTAAAAATCGTGGTGGACATTTGATGGAAGACTTGGTTGAATTGTATATTAAAAAAGCGGGCTTTGTAAAAGACAAAAACTATTTCAAGGAAATGTATATTTCGGATATTGCAAAAAAGTGGAATGTCGATCTTTCTGCAATTTCCAACCAAGGGAAAATGGAAAAACGCTTTGATTATGTGGTCAAAACGGAAAAGAAAATTTATGCCATTGAAACAAATTTCTATGGCAGTGGTGGGTCAAAACTGAATGAAACTGCAAGAAGCTACAAAACCATAGCAAATGAAGCCAAAACTATTCCTGATTTTGAATTCGTGTGGTTTACGGATGGCTTCGGTTGGGCTTCTGCTAGGAATAATTTGGAAGAAACGTTTGATGTGTTAGAGCACGTTTACTGTATTAGTGACATGGAAAATGAAATTATGAAGGAAATTTTTAGGTAG
- a CDS encoding transposase, producing the protein MYRPPKSHAQTSLFCSLEEQLNHKHSLYVLANKIDWNKFETEFSKRFDDKMGAPNKPIRLMTGLIILKHIRNVSDESVVEQFQENA; encoded by the coding sequence ATGTACAGACCGCCAAAATCCCACGCACAGACAAGCCTTTTCTGTTCCCTTGAGGAGCAGTTGAACCACAAGCATTCCCTCTACGTTCTCGCGAACAAGATTGACTGGAACAAGTTCGAGACCGAGTTTTCGAAACGGTTTGACGACAAAATGGGTGCGCCGAACAAGCCGATCCGTCTCATGACCGGGCTCATCATCCTGAAGCACATCCGCAACGTATCGGACGAGTCCGTCGTGGAGCAGTTTCAGGAAAACGC